A genomic segment from Glycine soja cultivar W05 chromosome 20, ASM419377v2, whole genome shotgun sequence encodes:
- the LOC114402714 gene encoding glucan endo-1,3-beta-glucosidase 14-like isoform X3, which produces MATFIRRIAISYILVTLFFSSDIGFFGRVASFGINYGQVANNLPPPDKVLELFSNLKVTKTRIYDTNPQILTAFAKSNVEVIVTVENNMLSQLNDPQQALQWVSGHIKPYLPDTKITGIQVGNELYTNGDKTLIQYLVPAVVNIHNALVQLGLDSNIHVSTPSSLEVLQESYPPSAGSFKSEISGIMSQFLNFLATTKAPFWINAYPYFAYKDDPNRIPLDYVLFNPNEGMVDPYTNLHYDNMLYAQVDAVSFAIAKLGFSGIEVRVSETGWPSQGDPNEIGASVQNAQTYNRNLLRRQMANEGTPFSPRMRLEAYIFALFNEDMKSGATSERNYGLFQPDETMAYNVGLAAFADSSTSSTSISLTSSATKIKKSGPTHTLSK; this is translated from the exons ATATTGGATTTTTTGGACGTGTTGCATCATTTGGAATCAACTATGGCCAAGTAGCTAACAATTTGCCCCCTCCAGACAAAGTCCTTGAACTCTTCAGCAACTTAAAGGTCACAAAAACAAGAATTTATGACACCAACCCTCAGATTTTGACAGCTTTTGCTAAATCAAACGTTGAGGTCATTGTTACGGTTGAAAACAACATGCTAAGCCAGTTAAATGATCCACAACAAGCCCTTCAATGGGTGAGTGGCCATATCAAACCATACCTCCCAGACACAAAGATCACAGGAATTCAAGTAGGGAATGAGTTATACACAAATGGTGACAAAACTCTAATTCAGTATCTTGTTCCAGCAGTGGTGAACATCCACAATGCTCTAGTTCAGCTAGGCCTAGACTCCAACATCCACGTTTCGACGCCGAGTTCCTTAGAAGTGCTTCAGGAATCATACCCTCCTTCAGCTGGTAGTTTCAAGAGTGAGATCTCAGGGATCATGTCCCAGTTTTTGAACTTCTTGGCCACCACTAAGGCACCCTTTTGGATCAATGCATACCCTTACTTTGCATACAAGGATGACCCTAATAGGATTCCATTGGACTATGTTTTATTCAATCCTAATGAAGGAATGGTTGACCCTTACACCAACCTACACTATGATAACATGCTCTATGCTCAGGTGGATGCAGTCTCATTTGCCATTGCTAAATTGGGTTTTAGTGGGATTGAGGTTAGGGTATCTGAGACTGGTTGGCCATCCCAAGGAGACCCTAATGAGATTGGTGCGTCAGTGCAGAATGCTCAAACTTATAACAGGAATTTGCTGAGAAGGCAAATGGCTAATGAAGGGACACCTTTTAGTCCTAGAATGAGGTTGGAAGCATACATTTTTGCATTGTTCAATGAGGACATGAAGAGTGGAGCAACCTCGGAAAGGAACTATGGTCTCTTTCAACCTGATGAAACTATGGCTTACAATGTAGGGTTGGCTGCTTTTGCAGACTCATCCACTTCATCCACTTCAATTTCTCTTACCTCCTCTGCCACTAAAataaag AAATCAGGACCAACACACACACTTTCTAAATGA
- the LOC114402714 gene encoding glucan endo-1,3-beta-glucosidase 14-like isoform X2, which produces MATFIRRIAISYILVTLFFSSDIGFFGRVASFGINYGQVANNLPPPDKVLELFSNLKVTKTRIYDTNPQILTAFAKSNVEVIVTVENNMLSQLNDPQQALQWVSGHIKPYLPDTKITGIQVGNELYTNGDKTLIQYLVPAVVNIHNALVQLGLDSNIHVSTPSSLEVLQESYPPSAGSFKSEISGIMSQFLNFLATTKAPFWINAYPYFAYKDDPNRIPLDYVLFNPNEGMVDPYTNLHYDNMLYAQVDAVSFAIAKLGFSGIEVRVSETGWPSQGDPNEIGASVQNAQTYNRNLLRRQMANEGTPFSPRMRLEAYIFALFNEDMKSGATSERNYGLFQPDETMAYNVGLAAFADSSTSSTSISLTSSATKIKAASNGFQSLFFFWMFVCLLTSALCGFV; this is translated from the exons ATATTGGATTTTTTGGACGTGTTGCATCATTTGGAATCAACTATGGCCAAGTAGCTAACAATTTGCCCCCTCCAGACAAAGTCCTTGAACTCTTCAGCAACTTAAAGGTCACAAAAACAAGAATTTATGACACCAACCCTCAGATTTTGACAGCTTTTGCTAAATCAAACGTTGAGGTCATTGTTACGGTTGAAAACAACATGCTAAGCCAGTTAAATGATCCACAACAAGCCCTTCAATGGGTGAGTGGCCATATCAAACCATACCTCCCAGACACAAAGATCACAGGAATTCAAGTAGGGAATGAGTTATACACAAATGGTGACAAAACTCTAATTCAGTATCTTGTTCCAGCAGTGGTGAACATCCACAATGCTCTAGTTCAGCTAGGCCTAGACTCCAACATCCACGTTTCGACGCCGAGTTCCTTAGAAGTGCTTCAGGAATCATACCCTCCTTCAGCTGGTAGTTTCAAGAGTGAGATCTCAGGGATCATGTCCCAGTTTTTGAACTTCTTGGCCACCACTAAGGCACCCTTTTGGATCAATGCATACCCTTACTTTGCATACAAGGATGACCCTAATAGGATTCCATTGGACTATGTTTTATTCAATCCTAATGAAGGAATGGTTGACCCTTACACCAACCTACACTATGATAACATGCTCTATGCTCAGGTGGATGCAGTCTCATTTGCCATTGCTAAATTGGGTTTTAGTGGGATTGAGGTTAGGGTATCTGAGACTGGTTGGCCATCCCAAGGAGACCCTAATGAGATTGGTGCGTCAGTGCAGAATGCTCAAACTTATAACAGGAATTTGCTGAGAAGGCAAATGGCTAATGAAGGGACACCTTTTAGTCCTAGAATGAGGTTGGAAGCATACATTTTTGCATTGTTCAATGAGGACATGAAGAGTGGAGCAACCTCGGAAAGGAACTATGGTCTCTTTCAACCTGATGAAACTATGGCTTACAATGTAGGGTTGGCTGCTTTTGCAGACTCATCCACTTCATCCACTTCAATTTCTCTTACCTCCTCTGCCACTAAAataaag GCAGCATCAAATGGATTTCAAAGCTTGTTCTTCTTCTGGATGTTTGTGTGTTTGCTGACTTCAGCCCTTTGTGGCTTTGTTTGA
- the LOC114402714 gene encoding glucan endo-1,3-beta-glucosidase 14-like isoform X1 produces the protein MATFIRRIAISYILVTLFFSSDIGFFGRVASFGINYGQVANNLPPPDKVLELFSNLKVTKTRIYDTNPQILTAFAKSNVEVIVTVENNMLSQLNDPQQALQWVSGHIKPYLPDTKITGIQVGNELYTNGDKTLIQYLVPAVVNIHNALVQLGLDSNIHVSTPSSLEVLQESYPPSAGSFKSEISGIMSQFLNFLATTKAPFWINAYPYFAYKDDPNRIPLDYVLFNPNEGMVDPYTNLHYDNMLYAQVDAVSFAIAKLGFSGIEVRVSETGWPSQGDPNEIGASVQNAQTYNRNLLRRQMANEGTPFSPRMRLEAYIFALFNEDMKSGATSERNYGLFQPDETMAYNVGLAAFADSSTSSTSISLTSSATKIKQAASNGFQSLFFFWMFVCLLTSALCGFV, from the exons ATATTGGATTTTTTGGACGTGTTGCATCATTTGGAATCAACTATGGCCAAGTAGCTAACAATTTGCCCCCTCCAGACAAAGTCCTTGAACTCTTCAGCAACTTAAAGGTCACAAAAACAAGAATTTATGACACCAACCCTCAGATTTTGACAGCTTTTGCTAAATCAAACGTTGAGGTCATTGTTACGGTTGAAAACAACATGCTAAGCCAGTTAAATGATCCACAACAAGCCCTTCAATGGGTGAGTGGCCATATCAAACCATACCTCCCAGACACAAAGATCACAGGAATTCAAGTAGGGAATGAGTTATACACAAATGGTGACAAAACTCTAATTCAGTATCTTGTTCCAGCAGTGGTGAACATCCACAATGCTCTAGTTCAGCTAGGCCTAGACTCCAACATCCACGTTTCGACGCCGAGTTCCTTAGAAGTGCTTCAGGAATCATACCCTCCTTCAGCTGGTAGTTTCAAGAGTGAGATCTCAGGGATCATGTCCCAGTTTTTGAACTTCTTGGCCACCACTAAGGCACCCTTTTGGATCAATGCATACCCTTACTTTGCATACAAGGATGACCCTAATAGGATTCCATTGGACTATGTTTTATTCAATCCTAATGAAGGAATGGTTGACCCTTACACCAACCTACACTATGATAACATGCTCTATGCTCAGGTGGATGCAGTCTCATTTGCCATTGCTAAATTGGGTTTTAGTGGGATTGAGGTTAGGGTATCTGAGACTGGTTGGCCATCCCAAGGAGACCCTAATGAGATTGGTGCGTCAGTGCAGAATGCTCAAACTTATAACAGGAATTTGCTGAGAAGGCAAATGGCTAATGAAGGGACACCTTTTAGTCCTAGAATGAGGTTGGAAGCATACATTTTTGCATTGTTCAATGAGGACATGAAGAGTGGAGCAACCTCGGAAAGGAACTATGGTCTCTTTCAACCTGATGAAACTATGGCTTACAATGTAGGGTTGGCTGCTTTTGCAGACTCATCCACTTCATCCACTTCAATTTCTCTTACCTCCTCTGCCACTAAAataaag CAGGCAGCATCAAATGGATTTCAAAGCTTGTTCTTCTTCTGGATGTTTGTGTGTTTGCTGACTTCAGCCCTTTGTGGCTTTGTTTGA
- the LOC114403250 gene encoding succinate dehydrogenase subunit 6, mitochondrial — MADNTQSYWEGYKAFWSERFSFLSNYSRFINRDKPIPSWSSSDVEEFIASDPVHGPVLKSAREAVQFGLTGSALGALFTAGYAWKYSKSLHGAGLSFLAGGIFGWTFGHEIANHTLQLYRVDTLAAETKFLDWWNKKTGGY, encoded by the exons ATGGCAGACAACACACAGTCTTACTGGGAAGGCTACAAAGCGTTTTGGTCAGAGAGGTTTTCCTTTTTGAGCAACTATTCGAGGTTCATCAACCGTGATAAACCCATCCCTTCCTGGTCAAGCTCTGATGTCGAGGAGTTCATTGCTTCTGATCCTGTTCATGGACCCGTC CTGAAAAGTGCTAGAGAAGCAGTGCAATTTGGCCTCACAGGAAGTGCTTTGGGAGCATTATTTACTGCAGGCTATGCCTGGAAATATTCAAAGAGTTTACATG GCGCTGGACTGTCATTTTTAGCTGGAGGTATATTTGGGTGGACTTTTGGGCATGAAATCGCAAATCACACACTTCAACTTTACAGGGTAGACACATTGGCTGCTGAGACCAAGTTTCTGGACTGGTGGAATAAGAAGACTGGAGGGTATTAA
- the LOC114402772 gene encoding uncharacterized protein LOC114402772 yields the protein MALSSAFHERLHHMDRTRIQRLSLLQAEKELQGNKYRVLASMLANIRATEQRCSWLDQKIASQHFKLLALKSQIENLEANHESLSLELRSMQNEVEELEELRVKRDCFYDAKWIEMKEFKEIADRFVVKCKVEVQSLRNRVNEVLNIGHGQMRSHFRLLVALRFADS from the exons ATGGCGCTTTCCTCCGCATTCCACGAACGGCTCCACCACATGGACCGCACGCGAATTCAACGTCTCTCTCTTCTCCAG GCAGAGAAAGAGTTGCAAGGGAACAAGTACCGCGTTTTGGCTTCAATGCTCGCAAACATCAGAGCCACGGAACAGAGGTGCTCGTGGCTCGATCAGAAAATCGCGTCGCAGCATTTCAAGCTTCTTGCTCTCAAGTCTCAAATCGAGAACCTCGAAGCCAATCACGAATCGCTTTCACTAGAACTGAG GTCGATGCAGAACGAGGTGGAGGAGCTTGAGGAATTGCGCGTGAAAAGAGATTGCTTTTACGATGCAAAATGGATCGAAATGAAGGAGTTCAAGGAAATCGCGGATAGGTTTGTGGTGAAATGTAAAGTGGAAGTTCAGAGTTTGAGGAATAGAGTCAACGAG gttttaaatatcgGTCACGGACAGATGCGGTCCCACTTCCGGTTGTTGGTAGCATTGCGGTTTGCGGACAGTTAA
- the LOC114401309 gene encoding calcyclin-binding protein-like: MAQDLALDLEELRRLHSIAKRPRTLSLLSSEIRNLEKLSSEEASAQIPAPISTGTKVAPSPALKYAALASFSWDQDSDKVKIYVLMEGIDENKVESEFKSMSFDVKFHDVQGKNYRCAISKLHNEIVPEKCKVVVKPKRAIITLVKASKGNWLDLHFKEDKLKPNLDKEKDPMAGIMDMMKNMYEDGDDEMKKTIAKAWTDARTGKTADPLSSYR, encoded by the exons ATGGCGCAAGACTTGGCATTGGATTTGGAGGAGCTTCGCCGCCTCCACAGCATCGCCAAAAGACCTCGAaccctctctcttctctcctccGAAATTCGTAACCTCGAAAAG TTATCGTCAGAGGAAGCTTCTGCGCAGATTCCGGCGCCGATTTCGACCGGAACTAAAGTGGCGCCTTCACCTGCGCTGAAGTATGCGGCACTCGCGTCGTTCAGTTGGGACCAGGATAGTGACAAAGTTAAG ATATATGTGTTAATGGAGGGAATCGATGAGAATAAGGTTGAATCCGAGTTTAAGTCGATGTCATTCGATGTTAAGTTCCATGATGTTCAAGGGAAGAACTACCGATGTGCAATATCAAAATTGCACAATGAGATAGTACCAGAGAAATGCAAGGTTGTGGTCAAGCCTAAAAGGGCAATCATCACATTGGTGAAGGCTTCCAAAGGAAACTGGCTAGATTTGCACTTCAAAGAAGACAAG CTTAAGCCAAATCTGGACAAAGAGAAAGACCCAATGGCGGGAATTATGGACATGATGAAG AATATGTATGAGGATGGGGACGATGAGATGAAGAAAACCATTGCAAAAGCATGGACTGATGCTAGAACTGGGAAAACTGCTGACCCTTTAAGTAGCTACCGTTGA